A segment of the Panicum hallii strain FIL2 chromosome 1, PHallii_v3.1, whole genome shotgun sequence genome:
AGCCGCAGTCGTTAGGATTTTTCCATTTCGAACGACCACACACAAACGGACAAAAACACGAGAGTTTTCTTCTATCTGCGCATTCGGCGTGTGCAAATTTCAAATCGAGGGGACAATCAACAAGGCCCTACCGAACCTATTTGCCAACATTCGAGCGCGAGTTCTGAAAAATGGAAAACCCAATTTCACATCGCGTCCAAAATTTCAGCGCGAGCCCCCAAATTTTGAAAGCGAAGCAGAGATGCAACAGGAATTCAAATGGGTGCGGACACCTCAACTCCAACGGAAACCCTCCGAATTCAAAACCCCAGCGCGAACGACTGAAATGACAACCAAATAGAAGTAGTACAAAATTTTATAAGCGCGAAATTCAGATTCCAAACGGCAAAACTCCAGAACGAACTCAAATCGATGGGAGGATTAAGTAGATGATAAGAGGCCCAATCGAATCCAATTGGCCAAAATCCGGGCGCGAACTCAGGAAACCTAAGCACCAGAGTGCACTGAAATCAAAATGGAAACCCAAATCTCCAGGTCGGCTTCCCAAATTTCTAACTGGAGGAGCAGGAGAAATTCGAATGGGTGCGGGCGCTTGGATTCAAACGGAAACCCTCCAATCAAAACCCCAATCCCTCTCGAGAAATTCGAACCCCCAGCAGGGACCGAAATTTCGAAACGCCAGAACTCCATTGCCAACTAGGAGCCGCGTACAAAATTATCAGCACGAGTTTCAAATTTCAAACGCGAAAACTCGTGAAGGAACTCGAATGCAACTGGTTCATAACAACATCGCAGTAGCACAACGCAAAACACGGACCCGAATCCAGAATTCGCAGCGCTAACCAATGTCGAAGCAATTCGAATTGAACGAGTCGCGATCCCCACCAACCTCGGTGACACAGGAGTCGGAGGAAGCTGTCAGCGCGTCATCAGGAGCAGCGGAGGTGTCGACGGAGACGTCGGGGTCAGGCAGATCGAGGAGCGGCCCCAGGTCGTCCTcctgtgcggcggcggcggcagcgagggTGATGTCGTCATCGTCGTAGGCCAGGCACTTTGCCACCACCTGATCAGCACGAGGTACAGGCGAAGGCTAGTTGTTAGGCGGTGAAAAGCGACCGTGAAGGTGGAAGGAGGAGGTGCGCGAAGAGCTTGCTGGTCGTGTGGGAGGTTACCTTGGCGTTGGAGGCGAACTCGCGGGGgttggcggcgggggcggggagcTTCGATGCGGCGGCGTTGGccgacgaggaggaggtggagcccACGGAGCTGCGGGTGGTGGGgcaggaggagggggggcggaACGCGGAGGGGCGCGGGGTGAGCAGGCCGGCGGAGGGTTTAGCCATGGCGGTGCGGTGCGAACTGCGATCAGGGCGGGGGTGGGGAACTTTTTATGGAGGGGATCAACCGATCAGCCAGGCCATGAATGGGCCCTTCTGGGTCAGTGGAATCAGTTGAGGGCCCTATCTTCTTCTGGGCCTTAGTTGATGAACTTCTTCtagtttccttttttttccaaaaagaAAACACCGGATGAGAAGCAATCCTTAAAAAGACAAATAAAAAGATCATTATTTTTTAGCAGCAAGTCTGTTTGTTTAGTTTTGCAATACGTAGcagggaaagaaaagaagccGATGTGATGGGACCTCTTGCTGGCTGGACACGCATGGCATGTACAGACGGACATATACGGATCGGACCGTATTGAGTGGCACGGAGTAAATATACGAGTACATACTCCAATACGATACGGACACCTCGTGATGGGATTCCTCTCTGCCACACGGGACCCACCACCTGCAGCCCGTCATCATCAGAGGGAGTAGGGTGGCAGCCGAAATTAATAAACAAAATAGATTAGACTTGGCGATCTATCCACGCCGCGGGACAAGTAGtttgatcgatcgatcgatcgctcGAGCGCCGGATTTCCCGTCTCCACGCTCGCTCGTGGATTCGTGAGGTCCAATCCTTAATTCCCGATCAGCGGTGGATTCCGCCTACCAACCGCTGACCTCCTCCCGCAGTGATTTCTTCTCTGATCCAAGTGTCTTGTTTGCGATTCCTACTGCGCAGGAAGGACGAGAAGGCCGCGGCAATGGCGGGGAGGGCCAACATCCCGACCAACAGCTCTGCGCTAATCGCCATCATCGCCGATGAGGTAGCACACTGGCACCCTAGCTTTCGTCGGGATGTTTTCTTATTTGATCCGACGATGCTATGCTATCAAATAGCTGAGGAGAAAAACCTGTATGATACTTCATCTCTGTTGGAGATCCGTAGCAGGAAGCTCGAGCGATAAGATATTCCTGGCCTTTCTTGCTAGTAGCTCGAAATTCCTGCTTGTTGTTAACCGAGAAACATACTGCTGTGTTAGCTGTTCAGAACTGGATCTGTCATTCGATTCTCGTACTACTGAACTCACTAAGGGGGGAAAACAAATGGCCAAATAGCGCCGCTGTGGCATTCGACTCTTCCGTACAAACAACTGAACACGAATGACGAGATATGTGAGGAACCAAATTAGCTGATGGCCAAACGAAATAGTTACAGAGACACCCCTAATAATTCCAATTCCTGCTTCATAGATACTCCAAAACTTTATTGGCACTGAGATAAACTCCTCGTAGTAGGCAGTGGCTCCCCAATCAGCGGCATTATATGAGGATAAATTTCTTATTTGATCTTAATACCTGTCAGATGTCACCTtaaggacgacgacgacgacgacaacaacaacttagctttttgtcccaagcaagttggggtaggctagagatgaaacccacagaaaataagaataagaaacacaaaaagggtacaagccaaaggaagagttaggggttaaacaaaaagtaacaaaggtcacggttcaggtacgttaattgctaatctccaagcgtttctatccatagctaattccttagcgatattccactccttaagatCTCTCttgaccgtctcgtcccaagttagtctaggtctacctctacctctccttacattatcgccccgctttaaaactccactacgcaccggcgcctcgggaggcctccgttgtacatgtccaaaccatctcaaccgatgttgaatcaacttctcctcgataggtgccaccccgaccctatctcgaatctcttcgttccggactctatcccttcttgtatgctcgcagaaccaatgcagcatacgcatctctgctacactcagttgctggacatgtcgcctttttgtaggccaacattcagcaccgtatagcatcgccgggcgaatcgccgtcctatagaacttaccttttagcctctgtggcaccttcttgtcacagaggacgccagaagcctgccgccacttcaaccaatcggctgaaattctatgcctaacatcttcatcaatgtcttcATCTTTCTGAAGTATTGATCCTAGATACtgaaaagtatccttcttggccaccacttgaccttcgaggctaacgtccccatcctcatgcctagtcgggctaaagtcgcacatcatatactcggtcttggtcctactcagcctgaaccccctcgactctaacgtgtgtctccatagctccaacttcatattaacccctgccctactctcgtcaactagcaccacatcatcagcaaagagcatacaccaagggatatcaccctgtatgtcccttgtgaccttatccatcaccaaagcaaatagataagggctcaatgctgacccctgatgtagtcctattttaattggaaagtcactggtatcgccatcacatgttcgaacacaagtcgtcgcatccttgtacatatctttgatgagggtaatatacttagatGTCACCTTAAGGACAgccaaattttatttttattctGTACAGATAGTTTTTTTGTTTCACTTCAATACATTATTAGGGTTATATGATGGGAATGATTTATTATCTCCACTTTGCTTGCAGGACACGGTGACTGGCTTTTTGTTGGCTGGAGTTGGCAATGTAGATCTCAGGAAGAAAACAAATTATCTTATTGTTGATAACAGTAATTCCTTGAACCTGTTAATATGCAAAGTTTTTTAGGTTGTATATCAATATCTGGTAGTTTGAACTTGCCTAACTTTTGACTTCACATGATAATGCTGTTAACTGTGATACAATGGTCATAAGTATCATGTCCCTTGTTCCATATTACTGATATAGAGTTAAATGTTCAAACTGATGAATCTTTTGAGTACAATGGTCATAAGTATCTGATCTTTCGGACCTGAAGTTACGTTAACGACCTGAAAATTTTGTTCTGGAAGATAGTCAAACTTGCAAACTAGCTTATTTAATGTTAATGAGCACTTTCTTTTGAATCTAGTATACCTTTTTGAATGATGAAAGTTGTAGCTTTGGGACAACTGATTTTTATTCATTAGCTCACCAATTTGTGATTGTTTCATTTTTCTATTTGAAATGCTGATTTCATAGCAAAAACCTTTGCTTTTAATTTAGATATTCTGATTTCGTTAGATGATGATAACAACTTGTGTGCTTACTAATTAGTATTTGAGTAACCCTTGGAGTTTATGTCATTCTATGCTACAGAAACAACAGTCAAACAAATTGAAGATGCATTTAAGGAGTTCACCGCAAGAGAGGACATTGCAATTGTGCTCATCAGCCAATATGTAAGTAGTTGGTTTAATATTTTTTTGTCAAGCTGATTATTCTTTTGTGTAATGAAGGGATCATCAGAACTAAATTTTGTGGCCTTAAAATGCTGGCAAATGAGTTAGTTGTGGGAATTTGTTCTTCTATTCTAAACACATTAAAATGGACCTTTTTAGGGTAAATTTCGGTGACATCCTGCAGCACAGAGGATAATAACCATTATCTAAACAAAACCTAATTTCCTTAGGTAGTTGATTATGTGATTTTTGTCAACCTGAATAATGTGTCAACATGCCTTTAAAAGGCCTTCTAGAACTTTCATCTGCATACGAACTTTATGTCCCTGCAGGTGTAATTAGTCAATCTGCTTAAACCTTTCATTGGGCCTAATTTTAGTGAAATGCTTGCTCAGTTTGCAGAACTCTTGCTCAGTTTGCAGAACTGTGGCACCTATTTTTAGTAAGATACATATGAACCATAGCAATGCATCAAAATGCATTGTAAGCTTTTGCATTGTGCATATTTCTGTAACAGTTGAAATGCGTTGGTCATTCTCTGAAGTGTTTAATTTGTGTATGTCAGGTTGCAAACATGATAAGGTTCTTGGTAGATGGCTACAACAAGCCTGTTCCTGCTATACTGGAGATCCCATCAAAGGATCATCCATATGATCCAGCACACGACTCAGTTCTTTCTCGCGTGAAGTATCTATTTTCTGCCGAATCAGTGGCGTCAGATCGCCGATAAAAATCAAATGTCTTCATGTATCTTGTTCATTTTTTGTTTGGACCATTCTATACCACCTACCGCCATTGTGAAAATAAAGATGTATTTGGCATAACCTTTTTTGGTATTTGGATGAAATTCCGTCACCGATGATTTTTTATTTGCCACAAGTTGTACCTGATGAATGTATTCGTTCCATCACTGTGACTGCACTTGACTGCAGATATCATATTGTAATCTTGACTGTGAATAACATGCCAATCTCACGTTGCTTGTTTAGTGAAGTGACCGTTCCTGGTCTGGTCTGGCCTTCATGGATGATCTGATCTGACCCAACATGATGTTCCTTTGACCTGTAACCTGGGGTTGCTTCTTGTAAGTTGCATGCAGAGCTAAGATACACATGGCCCCCGACAAAAGGACGCGTAGATTCAGAAAGAAGCTTAATCATTGGCCGTCCTTTTCGCGTGTAACATTTGTAGAAGAGACGTGCATATCCTAGTTACGACAGGAAGCCTGAGCAGCCAAAGGTAAAGAACAACTGACGGCTGCTACCAAACACTTGATCTAGAAACAACAAAGAATACCTCCTAGCTCACTAATCTGTGCTCGAACCGGGGAAGTGAATAACAACAAACGATTTCGTGCTACTACCACTAGTGATTTGGTTCCTCAGCGAAAACCTCTGCTTCTTCGGCCACGGAGATCTGGATGCCTTTGGAACCTTAAACTGATTAAGTTTATAAAAAATAGAAATCTTATGATACCAAATAAATACCATTAGATTGACCATAATTTTTTTTGATAATATATCTATTTTGTGTCGTAAATCTTGGAAAAATTTGACTTAGAACAAATACAATATTTTTAGACGACATGCTTTTTTTTAACACGTAGCCACGTAGGAAGTAATGCACAGCACGCTTAGCGCCACCTGACCAGAACGTCTCTTATTCGCCAAGAGATAGCATAGAGCCGTTTCTGAAAACAAAAGGAGATAGCAtacatttcaaaaaaaaaaagaaaaagaaagaaaaggagataGCATAGAGCCCAGCATTTTCAACAGTCTAGCGTCCAATAGGGAACTCTTCGATGGAATCACCAGTGTACAAATGTCATTTCAGGTGAACAAAAAAAACATATACTACACATCCATGAGAGTTAAATTTGTACACTAGGATAAACGCTAAGGGAATACATAAAGAAATACGGGCTGTGTGCAACAGAGGAACAAGTTATTTCCTTATTCGAATCCCAGGGACATCCTTCAGCCCCATTTTCAGGGCGGTTTTCCTGTATAACGCTGGAGGTTTCTCCAAACCGATCGAAGCACCAAACCGGTTTGCTAGGTCAGCAAGCATGGTTTTGTCTCTACCAATGTCAGCGATTGAGTTATAGTACCCAAGCCACGCATGGTATGCTGCTTCTTTGATGCTCATGTCAACGATTTTTATCGAATCATCAACCTGCATTGCAAAACAAAAGGCTGTCATGGGCACATATGCAAGAACTATTCTAACGAAATTTTCCTAACAGCATGGAGCATTAACAATAAATTGCATGATGAGATGATCAGATGACATGATAAGCTAGGCAAAAGATAACAAGAACGCAACAAGCTGAGTGAGTAATTTAGACCTTTTGTTTCATCTCCTTATCAATGTCTGGTGCTGGATACTTCTCAATCGGGAGATCACTTATCTCATTCAAGAAATACTCTTCCCATGGCGCAAGCAAAAGAATTCCTTTGCCAGATTTGCCTTCCCTTCCGGTCCTTCCGAGTCGATGGATGTAATGCTCTCTATCAGGAGGAGCACCAACCTATTCCAAGAACTGTGCATGTCAGTACTGCAATAGTGAAGGAATCGTCACGCCGTGCAGCTACATTCAAGAGTTAGACACCAATTCTACAGTTGCTTGGGCAAATAAATGGTACAACTGTATTCTCCTAAACTTTCTTCAACTACATTAATTATGAACAGAATCTCACCTGAATCACAAGGGTGACATCTGGATAGTTCACCCCACGAGTAGAAACATCTGATGTTACAAGAATTAAGCGGTTAGAGTCCCGGAACTCTTCAGATATGCGAGTTCGACAAAGCTGAGGTTTTCTTGAGTGAATTTCCCTGACATTTAACTTCAAATCTCGAAGCATGATATACATAAATTCAGTCACCATGGCTGTTGTGCAGAAAACAATAACCTGGGATTTGAAGATTTATTAGTAAAACAACACATTGAAGCTCTTACAGCTGGTTGGTTAAAGAAAAGGAGACGGGACCTTGTAATCAACTTCACGATCAATATGCTCCCGAAGTAGGCAATGAACCATATGAAAATGCAGCTCATGTGGTACTAGAAGACATGACTGCTGAACCTAAGATCAACAACAGGAGGTAGAAATGGGCCAAGAGTAAAAAGAATTATTTTCATAACAGATAATAAAAATGGAGGCTAACAGAGGACCCACAAACTTCTGTCTTAAGCAAGACATGATTTATAAATACAGCTCATGTTTCTCTAGAAAGTATGAAGATGTGTATAATATTCAAACGGTTAGACCTATTGGGGATATATGGCTCAGAATATCTATGCAAAGATTAAATATATTATCAGGGTGGTAAAGAGAGCCAAGTATTGAGAAAGTAGGATACCATAGTTGGCGTTTCAACAGCTCCCAGGCCCACTGTATCAATAAAAACGTGATCCCTCTTTAATACTAGCTGTGAAACCCTCCGAACCTGTCAGTCACAAATAGCAACCATTACTTTTGGTTTTAGAATTGTGGCTATCCAGAAATATAGTATTATGCAGACAAAGTTATAGAAAAGTTATACGACAATGCTATTCTACACCTACCTTCTATTACTAGCAAAAATAATCGTCAAAATACTGAACTAAAAATTTACCAAGTTACTGAACCCATGTTCAGTAATAGCTCGCCAGTTACTGAACTACTGAAAAATTGTTCAGTAATTCTGCTCAGTTTAGCTGTTGGTGTAAAATAAACTGCTACACCTAAGGTGTAGAATAGCACATGGGTACTACCTCTTTTGGAATAGTAGCTGAAAAGAGCAATGTTTGTCTTTGACGTGGCAAGCTATCAACAATCTTTTCTATGTCTTTACGGAAACCCAAATCTAGTAAATGATCAGCTTCATCCAACACAAGAAATTTCAATCCCATCAAGCGAACAGAGAATGATGATTTGTTTTCAATGTGATCCAGCAGTCT
Coding sequences within it:
- the LOC112880566 gene encoding uncharacterized protein LOC112880566, which produces MAKPSAGLLTPRPSAFRPPSSCPTTRSSVGSTSSSSANAAASKLPAPAANPREFASNAKVVAKCLAYDDDDITLAAAAAAQEDDLGPLLDLPDPDVSVDTSAAPDDALTASSDSCVTEVPALADSIIDSEAPLPVEFSVVLAELHGASGLSPRSKRLLAALTEAAAFELAPSATARRLRRAAFWGKVRVAVLAGTLAAVVAVDMALAAYLYARRANDRYHVLPPT
- the LOC112893589 gene encoding V-type proton ATPase subunit F-like, whose protein sequence is MAGRANIPTNSSALIAIIADEDTVTGFLLAGVGNVDLRKKTNYLIVDNKTTVKQIEDAFKEFTAREDIAIVLISQYVANMIRFLVDGYNKPVPAILEIPSKDHPYDPAHDSVLSRVKYLFSAESVASDRR